The Clostridium botulinum BKT015925 genome includes the window AAAATAAAAATTAATAAATAAAATATTTAAAATAATATAATTTTAGATTATAAAATAACATCTTTATATAAATATAATTATAACAGTATGATAAGCAAATAGTAATATGAGACTTATACTACTATTCTATTTAATCCTATTCAACATTACATAACTATTTACTTAAATTCAGTTACCCAAACAAAATAATTACGAAAATAAATTAAAATCACTCCATAAATTTATTGATATATGTTTCCATATATGGTATAATATATACATAAGATAAAGAAAGGGGTGAAACAGTTATGGTATTGAAAATATATAGTTTTTTTACTGGATTGTTTGGTTTATATTTATTATTACTAAAAATAAAAAAGGCTAAATACGAAGCCGAGAAAGCTAAGTATGAAGCCTTAATCAAACAAAAAGAGTTAAACTAATAACTCAATGGATGGGGAAATGCCATTCCCCATCTGCTATATATTATACCATAACAATTAATTATATGAAATATATAATAATAACATTAATATTAATCTTAATTGCACTATCTATCTCTAAAACTAAAAAAGATACAAAAGTTTTGGAAAAGGAAGTTCATGAGTTAAAGAAAAAAGCTAATCAAGATTGACTTAAATATGTCATATTCCATTATTAAAACTATTAATGTAATCTTAATTTTACGTATGCAGTATATACAATTCTATATATGTCAACTAGATTTATACTGCGTGCAATTACATATAATATTAAAATTATACTGATTGAAAACAAATTAAAATTATACAATATATATATTGATAAACCTTCCCATATATGTTATAATATATACATAAGGAGGTGAGGAAATGGGGGAGAAAATAAAAGAGTTCCTCAAGTTGACAGATGAAATTACTAAACAACTAGAGAAACTCACAATCAATTTAATATCCTTAATTGGTTGGATTGCAATACTAATCTTTACAATTAAAGGTATATTTAAATAATTACATAAGGGGTTAAGTTCACACCTTAATCCCTTATAAAAAAAGTATATCATATTTTTCCCTCATTAATCAATATGAAAAATTTATATAAGGATTTAACTATTAGAATCATACGACTTATAGGATTAATAGCTTTCTTAGTAATATCTTTATACTCTATTTATCAAACTTTTATTAAGTAAGTTTTATATTACACTCTACTATTAAAACTATCAATATAACCCTGATTTTACGTATGTAACATACAATCACTATATTTGCTAAAATATTAAATATATCATACCTATAGACTTTATATCTATATAAAATACCTCTTATTTGTGTAAGTTTTTCCGATACAGAAATGGGAGGTATTTTTATTTATCAATATTTGGGAAAAATTAAATAAAATCCTAAAAAAGTATTGACTTTTTATACTATCGATAGTATAATATAAGTATAGAAAGGAGGTGAGATCGAATGTTAGAACAACTTCAAATATTTCAAACTGTTGTCAGTATAGTTTGCACACTAATAACAACAGTAATCGCAGTTTTAACTTACATTGATAAAGATTAGGGGATTTCCCCTTAATCTTTATAATCTCACCTCATGAAGTTATTCTAACATTTAAACAATATGAATACAAGAAAATTAATAATAAGTTTAGCAGTTTTCAATGTTATCTTTGTAAAAAACTTAATATTAAAAACAATAATTACAATTATATTAGTTGTTATGTACTTTAAATACAAAAATAGAAAGGTGTAATCATGGAAACAAACAAACAGACTGAAGCCAATAAAAAGTGGCAAGAAAAAAATAGAGAGCGTACTAGATATCTAAGGGATAGGTCTACAGCTAGAAGTTTTATAAAAAATAAAGCAACATTGGAAGACTTAAAAGAACTTAAGCAACTTATTAAAGAAAAGGAAAATTCACTAAGAAAGTAAATATATCCCTGGACTTCATATCTATATGTGACACCTCTTATTTGTGAAACCATTTTGGTATAAACAATTAGGAGGTGTTTTTATATTTATAAATTTTTGAAAATATTATGATAATTTCCTAAAATATACTTGACATTCAACGTATGCGTTGATACAATATATACATAGGGAAAAGAAAGGAGGTGAGAAAAATGGTTGAAAAAATAAAGAAGCTTAATGAACTACTCGCAATAGTCATTAAGCTACTAACAAAAATATATATTATCAAGCTAATATTAATTAAAATTTTTAGTTAATATTAGTGGGAGGGTTTAATCCCTCCTGTATATATTGTATTATTTCAACCATTAATATGCAATATGATAAAAGAAAATTTTAAATTAATATGTAGTGTAATACTTAAACTAATGATAATAGCACTGTTAATTTATTTAATAATCTTTAAATAAGAAGAGGATTTTATTCCTTTCTTATAAAATAGGAGGGAAATTTAATGAAAAAATATACAATTGATGAAATTATGGACTTAAAAGAAGTAGCAGATAAATATAACTTGAATTTAAATACTTTACGTAGTATTTGCAATAATGCTTCACATGGATTAATTCAGGGTGTAGATTATCGTAGAGCAGGTAGAGTTTGGCTTATAACTAAAGATGCAGTAAAGAAAATAATAGAAAATACCAAAAATAGTTAAAAGAGTATTCATTTTCACCTTATGAGTTGATATTCTGAATAAGGTAAAAGAAATTAGGTGAAGACTATAGAAAAACTGATCGTGTGTGGTTAATTACA containing:
- a CDS encoding helix-turn-helix domain-containing protein, with protein sequence MKKYTIDEIMDLKEVADKYNLNLNTLRSICNNASHGLIQGVDYRRAGRVWLITKDAVKKIIENTKNS